In Longimicrobium sp., the following proteins share a genomic window:
- a CDS encoding amino acid adenylation domain-containing protein, with product MAGRTRKELEELIGFFVNTLVLRTDLSGDPSFREVLRRAREATLGAYEHQDVPFEKLVAELQPERSFSHAPLFQVMFAVQNAGDGGGCALSGLTVSGAGAELASAKFDLSLVLAATAEGLRGGLNYSTDLFERGTIDRMVGHLERVLEQVVANADVRLSRMDLLGAVERARVLEEWNRTDAEYASSSCIHELFERQVERAPGAPAVVFGDEHLSYAELNARANRLAHDLRSRGVGPEVRVGLCLERGPEMVAAVLAVWKAGGAYVPLDPAYPRERLAYMLGDSAPAVVLTQRAVAQALAGVLDGLGGGVPVLELDGPAPAWASQPDTNPSRGGVTPEHPAYVIYTSGSTGRPKGVLVPHRGLANVAAAQQRVFGVGPDDRVLQFASFSFDAAAFELVMALASGAALCVAPRDELLPGPGLLALLRRHAVTTVTLPPSALAALPVEELPALRTITVAGEALPAELVERWGTRHRLWNLYGPTEATIWSTAAECADRARRPDIGAPIANVRAYVLDAALEPLPVGVPGELYVGGAGVARGYLGRQGLTAERWIPDPFGGEPGARLYRTGDRARWLADGRLDFIGRMDDQVKVRGFRIEPGEIEARLGEHTAVREAVVIVREDAPGDRRLAAYIVGEAETEALREHLRRTLPEYMVPSAFVYLDALPLTPNGKVDRKALPAPEYAAAADQYVAPRTPVEEVLAGMWAEVLRLERVGVTENFFELGGHSLLATRVVTRVREVFALEVPLRAFFEGPTVAELAGRVEEMRRAGLPVLPRVVPAGRTDGLPLSFAQERLWFIDQFEPGSAVYNIPMAWRLGGALEQAALEHALGEIVRRHDSLRTVFGEVDGAPVQVIAPFRGFVLPVEDLSGLGEAEREAAVRRRAGEEARRAFDLSAGPLFRAALLRVDAEDHVLLLSMHHIVSDGWSMGVFSRELSALYAAFRDGRESPLPSLPVQYADYAVWQREQLEGEVLDRQLSYWRARLAGAPELLELPADRPRPPVQTYRGASVPVELSLELLGRLQALGRGEGATLYMTLLSAFQVLLSKYSGIADIVVGSPIAGRTRKEVEELIGFFINTLVLRTDLSGDPCFRDVMRRVRGVTLGAYEHQDVPFERLVAELQPERSLSHSPLFQVMFTLQNDGGGPRALAGLRVGGVDAELQTAKFDLSLSLVATSRGLLGGLTYSTDLFEQGTIERMVRHLGRVLEQVAGDADVRLSRLNLLGGAERALVVEEWNRTAAQVPADRCIHQLFEAQAARTPDAVALRFEEDSLTYRELNARANRLAHHLRRLGVGPEVRVGVLMERSVEMVVALLAVLKAGGGYVPLDPGLPAERLAYMLEDSAVPLVLVQAALRDAVPARDGVAVLAVDVLAEEIAAESAENSESGAGPDSLAYVIYTSGSTGRPKGVMNQHRGVVNRLVWMQAQFGIGADDVVLQKTPFGFDVSVWEFFWPLQQGARLVMARPDGHRDPAYLRDVIEREGVTALHFVPSMLQPFIDAVEAGRCASLRHVVCSGEALPPVLVRRFYDRFAGPVELTNLYGPTEAAVDVSCWTCLRDEAADVVPIGRPVWNTSLYVLDAALQPVPVGVPGELNIGGVQVARGYLDRPGHTAERYIPDPFSAHPGARLYRTGDKSRWRAAGAIEYLGRLDFQVKVRGFRIELGEIESVLRGHGSVTDCVVVARAEAGETRLVAYIVGDTEVEALRAHVRRSLPEYMVPSAFVFLDALPLTPNGKLDRKALPAPELASTEERFVAPRTPMEEVLAGIWAQVLRLERVGVEDNFFELGGHSLLATRVVSHIREVFGVEVPLRALFAGPTVAELAVRIEEMRRADLPVLPPVVPVERTGALPLSFAQERLWFIDQLEPGSAVYNIPMAWRLGGALDRAALERALGEIVRRHEALRTTFGEVDGSPVQVIAPFSGFVLPAEDLSALGDADRETAVRRRADEEARRPFDLSAGPLFRALLLRMDAEDHALLLSMHHIVSDGWSTGVLRQELSALYAGFRDGRESQLPELPVQYGDYAVWQRKQLEGEVLDRQLAYWRERLAGAPELLELPADRPRPPMRTYEGATVPVNFSPELLERSQTLGRSEGATLYMTLLAAFQVLLSKYTGIEDIVVGSPIAGRTRGEVEALIGFFVNTLVLRTDLSGDPSFREVLRRVRETTLGAYEHQDVPVEKLVEELQPERSLSHSPLFQVMFTLQNAGDGNAGSSLPGLRVSGAGAELASAKFDLSLTLTPTSRGLRGGLTYSTDLFEPGTVERMARHLERVLEQIGADVDVRLSRLDLLGAAERAIVLEEWNRTVAEVPADRCIHELIEAQALRTPGAVAVRFEAESLTYGELNERANRLAHHLRRHGVGPEVRVGVLMERSLEMVVSLLAVLKAGGAYVPLDPGLPTERLAYMLEDSGVPLVLAQAALREAFPARESVAVLAVDALADEIAAESTRNLAEGAGPDSLAYVIYTSGSTGRPKGVMNQHRGVVNRLVWMQAQFGIGADDVVLQKTPFSFDVSVWEFFWPLQQGARLVKARPDGHRDPVYLRDVIEREGVTALHFVPSMLQPFVEAVEAGRCASLRHVVCSGEALPPTLVERFYDRFAGPVVLTNLYGPTEAAVDVSCWTCPREDSSGVVPIGRPVWNTSLYVLDAALQPVPVGVPGELFIGGVQVARGYLDRPGLTAERFIPDPFSADPGARLYRTGDRARWRADGAIEYLGRLDFQVKIRGFRIELGEIEAVLREHESVADCVVVARGDAGEQRLVAYVVGGAETDALREHLRQGLPDYMVPSAFVSLSHLPLTPSGKLDRKALPAPEYAAAADGYVAPRTPVEEVLAAVWAEVLRLERVGVHDNFFELGGHSLLATRMASRIRAEFSVELPLRTLFEGPTVAALAARVEEMRRLGGQLAPPVLRRSPASDPYDSISSLDELSDDELDLLLSNQS from the coding sequence TCGTCGTCGTGCATCCACGAGCTGTTCGAGCGGCAGGTGGAGCGCGCGCCCGGCGCCCCGGCGGTGGTCTTCGGGGACGAGCACCTGAGCTATGCGGAGCTGAATGCGCGCGCCAACCGGCTGGCGCACGACCTCCGCTCGCGGGGCGTGGGGCCGGAGGTGCGGGTGGGCCTCTGCCTGGAGCGGGGCCCGGAGATGGTGGCCGCCGTGTTGGCCGTGTGGAAGGCTGGGGGCGCGTACGTGCCGCTGGACCCCGCATATCCCCGCGAGCGCCTGGCGTACATGCTGGGCGACAGCGCCCCGGCCGTCGTCCTGACGCAGCGCGCGGTTGCGCAGGCGCTGGCTGGAGTGCTCGACGGCCTCGGCGGCGGCGTGCCGGTGCTGGAGCTGGACGGGCCCGCGCCGGCGTGGGCGTCGCAGCCGGATACGAACCCGTCGCGCGGCGGGGTGACGCCGGAGCACCCGGCGTACGTGATCTACACCTCCGGCTCCACCGGCCGCCCCAAGGGAGTGCTGGTGCCGCACCGGGGGCTCGCCAACGTGGCGGCCGCGCAGCAGCGCGTGTTCGGCGTGGGGCCGGACGACCGGGTGCTGCAGTTCGCCTCGTTCAGCTTCGACGCCGCCGCCTTCGAGCTGGTGATGGCGCTGGCGTCGGGCGCCGCGCTCTGCGTCGCGCCGCGCGACGAGCTTCTTCCCGGGCCCGGGCTGCTGGCGCTGCTGCGCCGGCACGCGGTCACCACGGTCACGCTTCCTCCCTCGGCCCTGGCGGCGCTCCCGGTAGAGGAGCTGCCCGCGCTGCGCACCATCACGGTGGCCGGCGAGGCGCTGCCGGCCGAACTCGTGGAGCGCTGGGGCACGCGGCACCGGCTGTGGAACCTGTACGGGCCCACCGAGGCCACCATCTGGAGCACGGCGGCGGAGTGCGCCGACCGGGCGCGCAGGCCGGACATCGGCGCGCCCATCGCCAACGTGCGCGCGTACGTGCTGGACGCGGCGCTCGAGCCGCTGCCGGTGGGTGTGCCGGGCGAATTGTACGTTGGCGGCGCAGGGGTGGCGCGCGGCTACCTGGGCCGGCAGGGGCTCACGGCCGAGCGCTGGATTCCCGATCCGTTCGGGGGTGAGCCCGGCGCCCGCCTGTACCGCACGGGTGACCGGGCGCGCTGGCTGGCCGACGGGCGGCTGGACTTCATCGGCCGCATGGACGACCAGGTGAAAGTGCGCGGCTTCCGCATCGAGCCGGGCGAAATCGAGGCGCGGCTCGGCGAGCACACCGCCGTCCGCGAGGCCGTTGTCATCGTCCGCGAGGACGCGCCCGGCGACCGGCGGCTGGCCGCGTACATCGTGGGTGAAGCGGAGACGGAGGCGCTGCGCGAGCACCTGCGGCGCACTCTGCCGGAGTACATGGTGCCGTCCGCGTTCGTCTATCTGGACGCGCTGCCGTTGACGCCCAACGGCAAGGTCGACCGCAAGGCGCTGCCGGCCCCGGAGTACGCGGCTGCGGCGGACCAGTACGTAGCGCCACGGACGCCCGTGGAAGAGGTGCTCGCAGGGATGTGGGCGGAGGTGCTGCGCCTGGAGCGGGTGGGGGTGACGGAGAACTTCTTCGAGTTGGGCGGGCACTCGCTCCTGGCCACGCGGGTGGTGACGCGCGTTCGCGAAGTTTTCGCCCTGGAGGTGCCGCTGCGGGCGTTCTTCGAGGGGCCCACGGTCGCGGAGCTTGCCGGACGTGTGGAGGAGATGCGCCGCGCGGGCCTGCCGGTGCTGCCGCGGGTGGTGCCGGCCGGGCGCACCGACGGGCTTCCGCTCTCCTTTGCGCAGGAGCGGCTCTGGTTCATCGACCAGTTCGAGCCGGGGAGCGCCGTCTACAACATCCCCATGGCATGGCGCCTGGGTGGTGCGCTGGAGCAGGCGGCGCTGGAGCACGCACTGGGCGAGATCGTCCGCCGTCACGACTCGCTGCGGACAGTCTTCGGGGAGGTCGATGGCGCGCCGGTGCAGGTGATCGCGCCTTTCCGCGGGTTCGTCCTTCCGGTGGAGGACCTGTCGGGGCTCGGCGAGGCGGAGCGCGAGGCGGCGGTCCGGCGGCGCGCCGGCGAGGAGGCGCGGCGGGCGTTCGACCTCTCGGCGGGACCGCTCTTCCGCGCGGCGTTGCTGCGGGTGGATGCTGAGGATCACGTGCTGCTCCTCTCAATGCACCACATCGTCAGTGACGGGTGGAGCATGGGGGTGTTCTCCCGGGAGCTGTCGGCACTGTACGCGGCGTTCCGCGACGGACGTGAGTCGCCGCTGCCTAGCCTGCCGGTGCAGTACGCCGACTACGCGGTGTGGCAGCGCGAGCAGCTGGAGGGCGAGGTGCTGGATCGGCAGCTCTCGTACTGGCGAGCGCGCCTAGCGGGGGCGCCGGAGCTGCTGGAGCTGCCGGCCGACCGTCCGCGCCCGCCGGTGCAGACGTACCGCGGCGCGTCGGTTCCGGTGGAGCTCTCCCTGGAGCTGCTGGGGCGCTTGCAGGCGCTGGGGCGGGGTGAGGGCGCGACGCTGTACATGACGCTGCTGTCCGCCTTCCAGGTGCTGCTCTCGAAGTACAGCGGGATCGCGGACATTGTCGTGGGGAGCCCCATCGCGGGGCGGACGAGGAAGGAGGTGGAGGAGCTGATCGGCTTCTTCATCAACACGCTGGTGCTGCGCACCGACCTTTCGGGAGACCCGTGCTTCCGCGACGTGATGCGGCGGGTGCGGGGGGTGACACTCGGTGCGTACGAGCACCAGGACGTGCCCTTCGAAAGACTGGTTGCCGAGCTGCAGCCGGAGCGGTCGTTGAGCCACTCGCCGCTCTTCCAGGTGATGTTCACGCTCCAGAACGACGGGGGTGGGCCCAGGGCTCTTGCCGGGCTGAGGGTCGGCGGAGTCGATGCGGAGCTCCAGACCGCAAAGTTCGATCTCTCGTTGAGCCTCGTGGCGACTTCGCGCGGCCTGCTGGGAGGACTGACCTACAGCACGGATTTGTTCGAGCAGGGCACCATCGAGCGCATGGTGCGGCACCTGGGGCGGGTGCTGGAGCAGGTCGCGGGTGACGCGGACGTGCGGCTTTCGCGGCTGAACCTGCTCGGCGGGGCGGAGCGCGCGCTGGTGGTGGAGGAGTGGAACCGGACGGCGGCCCAAGTTCCGGCGGACCGGTGCATCCACCAGCTGTTCGAGGCGCAGGCGGCGCGCACACCGGACGCGGTGGCCCTGCGCTTCGAGGAGGATTCGCTCACCTACCGCGAGCTGAACGCGCGCGCCAACCGCCTTGCCCACCACCTGCGTCGGCTCGGCGTGGGCCCCGAGGTGCGGGTGGGCGTGCTGATGGAGCGGAGCGTGGAGATGGTGGTCGCCCTCCTGGCCGTGCTCAAGGCCGGGGGCGGGTACGTGCCGCTGGACCCGGGACTCCCCGCCGAGCGGCTGGCGTACATGCTGGAGGACAGCGCCGTGCCGCTCGTGCTCGTGCAAGCTGCCCTGCGCGATGCAGTCCCCGCGCGTGACGGCGTCGCGGTGCTGGCGGTGGACGTGCTGGCGGAGGAGATCGCGGCCGAGAGTGCGGAGAACTCGGAGAGCGGCGCGGGGCCGGACTCGCTGGCCTACGTCATCTACACCTCCGGCTCCACCGGCCGCCCCAAGGGGGTGATGAACCAGCACCGGGGCGTGGTGAACCGGCTGGTATGGATGCAGGCGCAGTTCGGAATCGGCGCGGACGACGTGGTGCTGCAGAAGACGCCGTTCGGCTTCGACGTGTCGGTGTGGGAGTTCTTCTGGCCGCTGCAGCAGGGCGCGCGGCTGGTCATGGCGCGCCCGGACGGCCACCGCGATCCCGCCTACCTGCGCGACGTGATCGAGCGCGAGGGGGTGACCGCGCTGCACTTCGTCCCCTCCATGCTGCAGCCGTTCATCGATGCCGTGGAGGCCGGCCGCTGCGCGTCGCTCCGCCACGTGGTCTGCAGCGGCGAAGCGCTGCCGCCGGTGCTGGTACGTCGCTTCTACGACCGGTTCGCCGGCCCTGTGGAGCTCACCAACCTGTACGGCCCCACCGAGGCGGCCGTGGACGTGAGCTGCTGGACCTGCCTGCGTGACGAAGCGGCCGACGTGGTGCCGATCGGCCGGCCTGTCTGGAACACATCGCTGTACGTGCTGGACGCGGCGCTGCAGCCCGTTCCCGTCGGCGTCCCCGGCGAGCTGAACATCGGCGGAGTGCAGGTGGCGCGCGGCTACCTGGATCGTCCCGGCCACACGGCGGAGCGGTACATCCCCGATCCCTTCTCCGCCCATCCGGGCGCGCGCCTGTACCGCACGGGCGACAAGTCACGGTGGCGGGCGGCCGGCGCTATCGAGTACCTGGGCCGGCTGGACTTCCAGGTGAAGGTACGCGGCTTCCGCATCGAACTGGGCGAGATCGAGTCCGTACTGCGTGGCCACGGGAGCGTGACGGACTGCGTGGTCGTGGCGCGTGCGGAGGCGGGCGAGACGCGGCTGGTTGCGTACATCGTGGGCGATACGGAGGTGGAGGCGTTGCGCGCGCATGTGCGGCGGAGCCTGCCGGAGTACATGGTGCCGTCCGCATTTGTCTTCCTGGACGCGCTGCCGCTGACGCCCAACGGAAAGCTGGACCGCAAGGCGCTGCCTGCGCCGGAGCTCGCGTCGACGGAGGAACGCTTCGTGGCGCCGCGCACTCCGATGGAGGAGGTGCTGGCGGGGATCTGGGCTCAGGTGCTGCGCCTGGAACGCGTGGGGGTCGAGGACAACTTCTTCGAGCTAGGCGGGCATTCCCTGCTCGCCACGCGGGTGGTCTCGCACATCCGCGAGGTGTTCGGGGTGGAGGTGCCGCTTCGGGCGTTGTTCGCGGGACCAACGGTGGCGGAGCTGGCGGTGCGCATTGAGGAAATGCGCCGCGCGGATCTGCCGGTGCTGCCGCCCGTGGTGCCGGTGGAGCGCACGGGCGCGCTGCCGCTCTCGTTTGCGCAGGAGCGGCTCTGGTTCATCGACCAGCTGGAGCCCGGAAGCGCCGTCTACAACATTCCCATGGCATGGCGCCTGGGCGGCGCGCTGGACCGGGCGGCGCTGGAGCGCGCGCTGGGCGAGATCGTCCGCAGGCACGAGGCGCTGCGGACCACCTTCGGCGAAGTGGATGGGTCGCCGGTGCAGGTGATCGCGCCCTTCTCTGGATTCGTCCTCCCGGCTGAGGACCTGTCGGCGCTCGGGGATGCGGATCGCGAGACGGCGGTCCGGCGGCGCGCCGACGAGGAGGCGCGGCGGCCCTTCGATCTCTCGGCGGGCCCGCTTTTCCGCGCGTTGTTGCTGCGGATGGATGCCGAGGATCACGCGCTACTGCTCTCGATGCACCACATCGTCAGCGACGGGTGGAGCACGGGGGTGCTCCGCCAGGAGCTGTCGGCGCTGTACGCGGGCTTCCGCGATGGACGTGAGTCGCAGCTCCCCGAGCTGCCGGTGCAGTACGGAGATTACGCGGTGTGGCAGCGCAAGCAGCTGGAAGGCGAGGTCCTGGACCGGCAGCTGGCCTACTGGCGGGAGCGGCTGGCTGGCGCACCGGAGCTGCTGGAGCTGCCGGCCGACCGTCCCCGCCCGCCGATGCGGACGTACGAGGGCGCGACGGTCCCGGTGAACTTCTCCCCCGAGCTGCTGGAGCGCTCGCAGACGCTCGGGCGGAGCGAGGGGGCGACGTTGTACATGACGCTGCTGGCCGCATTCCAGGTGCTGCTCTCGAAGTACACCGGGATCGAAGACATCGTCGTGGGCAGCCCCATCGCCGGACGCACGCGCGGCGAGGTGGAGGCGCTGATCGGCTTCTTCGTCAACACCCTGGTGCTGCGGACCGACCTCTCAGGCGATCCGAGCTTCCGCGAGGTGCTGCGGCGGGTGCGGGAGACCACGCTGGGCGCGTACGAGCACCAGGACGTGCCCGTCGAGAAGCTGGTGGAGGAGCTGCAGCCGGAGCGCAGCTTGAGTCACTCGCCGCTCTTCCAGGTGATGTTCACGCTCCAGAACGCAGGGGACGGGAACGCGGGAAGCAGTCTTCCGGGGCTGCGCGTGAGCGGAGCCGGAGCGGAGCTCGCGAGCGCCAAATTCGATCTCTCCCTGACCCTGACGCCGACCTCGCGCGGACTGCGCGGGGGGCTGACTTACAGCACGGACCTGTTCGAGCCCGGCACGGTGGAACGCATGGCGCGGCACCTGGAGCGGGTGCTTGAGCAGATCGGCGCCGATGTGGACGTGCGCCTCTCGCGCCTGGACCTGCTCGGGGCTGCGGAGCGCGCGATCGTACTGGAAGAGTGGAACCGGACGGTCGCCGAGGTTCCGGCCGACCGATGCATCCACGAGCTGATCGAAGCCCAGGCATTGCGCACCCCCGGCGCGGTGGCCGTGCGCTTCGAAGCGGAGTCGCTCACCTACGGCGAACTGAACGAGCGCGCCAACCGCCTTGCCCACCACCTGCGCCGCCACGGCGTGGGCCCGGAGGTGCGCGTGGGCGTGCTGATGGAGCGGAGCCTGGAGATGGTGGTATCGCTCCTGGCTGTGCTGAAGGCTGGGGGCGCGTACGTGCCGCTGGACCCGGGGCTGCCCACCGAGCGGCTGGCGTACATGCTGGAGGACAGCGGCGTGCCCCTGGTACTGGCGCAGGCTGCCCTCCGCGAGGCGTTTCCCGCGCGCGAAAGCGTCGCGGTGCTGGCGGTGGACGCGCTGGCGGATGAGATCGCGGCCGAGAGCACGCGCAACCTGGCCGAGGGCGCGGGGCCGGACTCGCTGGCATACGTGATCTACACCTCCGGCAGTACCGGCCGCCCCAAGGGGGTGATGAACCAGCACCGGGGCGTGGTGAACCGCCTGGTGTGGATGCAGGCGCAGTTCGGCATCGGCGCGGACGACGTGGTGCTGCAGAAGACGCCGTTCTCCTTCGACGTGTCGGTGTGGGAGTTCTTCTGGCCGCTGCAGCAGGGCGCGCGGCTGGTGAAGGCGCGCCCGGACGGCCATCGCGACCCGGTTTACCTGCGCGACGTGATCGAGCGCGAGGGCGTGACCGCGCTGCACTTCGTCCCCTCCATGCTGCAGCCGTTCGTGGAGGCGGTTGAGGCGGGCCGCTGCGCGTCGCTCCGCCACGTGGTCTGCAGCGGCGAGGCGCTGCCGCCGACGCTGGTGGAGCGCTTCTACGACAGGTTCGCGGGCCCCGTGGTGCTCACCAACCTGTACGGGCCGACGGAAGCGGCCGTGGACGTGAGCTGCTGGACCTGCCCGCGCGAGGACTCGTCCGGCGTGGTGCCGATAGGCCGCCCCGTCTGGAACACCTCGCTCTACGTCTTGGACGCGGCGCTCCAGCCCGTTCCCGTGGGCGTCCCCGGCGAGCTGTTCATCGGCGGGGTGCAGGTGGCGCGCGGCTACCTGGATCGTCCCGGCCTCACGGCCGAGCGTTTCATCCCCGATCCCTTCTCCGCCGATCCGGGCGCGCGCCTCTACCGCACCGGCGACCGTGCGCGGTGGCGGGCGGACGGCGCCATCGAGTACCTGGGGCGGCTCGACTTCCAGGTGAAGATCCGCGGCTTCCGCATCGAACTGGGCGAGATCGAGGCCGTCCTCCGCGAGCACGAGAGCGTCGCCGACTGCGTGGTCGTGGCGCGCGGGGACGCGGGCGAGCAGCGGCTGGTGGCGTACGTGGTGGGCGGCGCGGAGACGGACGCGCTGCGCGAGCACCTGCGCCAGGGCCTGCCCGACTACATGGTGCCGAGCGCGTTCGTGTCGCTCAGCCATCTCCCGCTCACCCCGAGCGGCAAGCTGGACCGCAAGGCGCTCCCCGCGCCGGAGTACGCAGCCGCTGCGGACGGGTACGTGGCGCCGCGGACGCCGGTGGAGGAGGTGCTGGCGGCGGTCTGGGCAGAGGTGCTGCGTCTGGAGCGCGTGGGGGTGCACGACAACTTTTTCGAGCTGGGCGGCCACTCCCTGCTGGCCACGCGCATGGCGTCGCGCATCCGGGCCGAGTTCTCAGTGGAGCTGCCGCTGCGGACGCTGTTCGAGGGGCCCACGGTGGCGGCGCTGGCCGCGCGCGTGGAAGAGATGCGCCGTCTGGGTGGGCAGCTGGCGCCCCCGGTGCTGCGGAGGAGCCCCGCGTCCGATCCGTACGACTCGATCTCCTCCCTCGACGAGCTCTCCGACGACGAGCTGGACCTTCTCCTGAGCAACCAATCGTGA